The nucleotide window CGTAGTCGCTCTCCTTGTTCCAGATAGAGGTCCAATGCCCGGTCTAATTGTCTTGCGACGACTTCCGGAATTGAGGCTATCTCCTCGGCCATTTTCGTCATGATCAATCCAGTCGCTATTCAGTGGCAATTTGGTCGGCAGCCCATGGGGCTTCCTAACCCTATTCGGCTTTTTGCGATTTAGTCTGATGCCACGCGCGCGACGACGGGAACGTAGTTTTCAAGCTCTTCAGCTGGAAAGGTTACCGTCTGGCCAATTTCCGCGGATCGATATAACCCAATGAGCATCTGAACGACGGCCAATCCATCTTCAAATGTTTCGTCCGGCTTAAGACCTTTGCGAAAACGATCGACCATATGACGGTTTTCGTCGGTGTAACCGTAAACACCGGCTTCGTCTTCCAGAACCGGCATAAGACCCTGTTCCGCATTCTGCTTTTCGACTAGGTCTTCCCCCTCTTGCCCCATTACTTCTCGTGACATGAAGACTTTTAGGCCAGTTGAAAGCGAGTTAAATTCCATCGAGTATTCAGGGCCTAGTAGTTCAAGTTGAATTCGGAGACCGGCCCCCACATATGCCCAGGATGTCGAGGCTTCAATCATGAGCTCGTTACCTTCTTCATCCTCAAGCACGATAGTGGCCCGTGCGAAGTCTTCAGACGGTCGATTTTTGTAATCTACTTTCCCGCCAAATCGGTCGGAGAGTTGTTGTGCATACTTTGGGCGCGTCCATTTGAGGTTGGCCACGGTACCATTAACGGCTTTGACTGTTAGCGAGCTCCGTGGCTTGTTCGGATCTGTCAGCAGGTGACGGGACACCT belongs to Roseibium porphyridii and includes:
- a CDS encoding Gfo/Idh/MocA family protein, translated to MTEKNALNIGIVGTGFIAEFHLKSMIGVRNVRIAGIFSRNAENRERLKLLADDLELGPCTTFDTLNQMLESDEIDAVWILSPNHTRLDVMRQIHDAVAEKRSKVFAVACEKPLAKTIAEAREMLRLAEDAGLNHGYLENQIFCTPVLRGKEIIWRRAASTTGRPYLARAAEEHSGPHAAWFWQGDKQGGGVLSDMMCHSVEVSRHLLTDPNKPRSSLTVKAVNGTVANLKWTRPKYAQQLSDRFGGKVDYKNRPSEDFARATIVLEDEEGNELMIEASTSWAYVGAGLRIQLELLGPEYSMEFNSLSTGLKVFMSREVMGQEGEDLVEKQNAEQGLMPVLEDEAGVYGYTDENRHMVDRFRKGLKPDETFEDGLAVVQMLIGLYRSAEIGQTVTFPAEELENYVPVVARVASD